The following nucleotide sequence is from Podospora bellae-mahoneyi strain CBS 112042 chromosome 1 map unlocalized CBS112042p_1, whole genome shotgun sequence.
TTCATAGTTTGAATCATCCAAAATGTTCTCTCCAGTTTCGTGATTGCTAAAATGAGCGTAGATTTGCCATTACCACAAGCATGCTCTCATGATCTGTCGTCCACGACGATCGAGACATGCATCCTATACATCGCTTGCTCCATCAACTTCAAGCAACTATCTGTGCCAGAAATAAGAAAAGACATGACTAAAACGGTATATAGTACAACGATTATCCATACCTTCCATcgcgcccccctcctcagcctATCAGTGAACAAGCTTGATGCCCATGCCCCCAACATCAGCACCGATATTCTCCCCCTTACTGCAGCATGGACCCCCAAGACGCTTCTCTCCACGCCCCCGAgcttgtggtgttgttgtcggtgcagcagcaaaatCCGTTATCGAGGTTGTTGTGCCATCCACTGGGGGCTCATCCTGGTGTTTTATTGGCGCGGACTGTTCCTCCTCAATCGGTAGTTCCGGACCGTCAGCATGACACCCTTTGTGATTGCAGCACGTCTTTCCCGTCATTGTCTGCGGCTGCTGGCGCAAAGGCTCCGATGAAGGTCTTTGTCTCTGCTCGGAAGATTgcttccccttcccagcaCCGACTGGCCGTGGAGGCGGGGGCGTGCTCGTGCCACGAACCGGACGTGGGCTGGCAGGGAGTCCAGGACGTGTAACGATCAACCGAGGCACCGTCAGTCCTGAATTTCCTGGGGGGCTTCCGTTCACTCCATGACCACTGTTTTCTGTGGCAAAGTTGGTTGCTGGAGCCCTCGTGCCGTTGAGAAGCTTGCTGACTGCCcggtcgaggatgaggtggtgaAGCGCAAAGATGTGAGtcgtgatggtgttgtcattGCGCTCGGCCTGGGCTTTGTGGTGTTCGAATCTGTGTTTGTCTATAAGCTCCCACCTCAGTTTTCTCCACATGCGAGTTTCGCCGTCATCGTCAAGGCCGGCAAGGGAGCATCTTTGAAGGATCTTTTCTGTGTCGAAATCAGTATGCTGTTCATGTTAAGAGACAAACGATTCGTCATACCACAATGCTCAATATCAGCCCGGGCTTTTTGTATGATGAGGTCAATCCGCTGCTTGCTCTCAGGCTGAGACGATAGCAGGTGGTTGTGTTGCTCCCAGAGCCCCGTAAGCTCTCCCAAATGGTTGGAGTAAGAGTTCACGGTGGCGATACACCGTTGCAAGTCCGACTGTTCCAGCTCCGCCGAGGTCTCAGACGGAGACAACAGGGACCTACTCTTCGTCTTCACATGGCGATGGACGCTGGACACCAGCCGGCGCAACTTTCCAGTGTTGCGGGCAGGTTGGTTCgcggacgacgacggcggcagCTCCATTGTCTGACGAGAAATCCAAAAAGGGGATGGTCCCAAATTTTGTGTCGTCCACTGAAGATCTGAAAGTTGGTGTGATCAAGGAGGCATGAcggcaagaaaaaaaaagttccCACGTGTGTGAGACGGGAGAAGGCAAGGTAAACAGAGACAGGATTGGAAACAACCAAGACACGAGGCCTTAGCCCGTGCCGAATAGTGTTTTATGGCGAGATTTTTTTCCCACTTATGACGCACTGGAGATCTGTGGGACGGTCGGGTACGAGTCGGCCGTcgtgaaaagggggggaatgGTTCGAGTATGCAACTTGTTTTCGTCGGACCGGTTGCCGTAATACCGTCCGTATAAAGCTGTCTCTTTTCACTGGACTTGTGCTGGCGCGCGGcatgaccaacaacaaacaagacCCTCGAGCGAGTTCGGAaagggtggatggggggagggagcggGCGGTTGACAGCAAGCATCCGAAACAGTGAGGGGAGTATATCATGTCGTGCGACGACATAGATGGATTTGTTGAGTGTTTAATACTCTTGGTTTCTTAGAGGAAGAAATATGCCTTATTAAAGGAAAAGGGTAACGTCGCAAAACGATCCGCGCAGTTCTGTAGTGGCAAAAATGACATTCGACTGAGCCTCAGGATCTCGGTATGGTCCAAGTTGAAAGCGATGTGTTTTTCCGTGTCCAACGGAAATGAAACCTCAAGGTCCCGTTTTGTGCAAGGTCAAATTGCCAGCAGGAGTTGGCGGCTGTCAAAACTAGGACCATAGAGCAGATGAAGACGGGAGGCTCGACTGACGTGGCCGTGGGTAATGAGGTCATGCCTTTCAATCAGGTGGATTGTTTGTGTGCCACGGTTTGTGCTAAATAATGATTCTCATAGCTGTTGACGGGCAACTGGTTGCTCAGTCAAGATGTTGAGTACGCGTTACTAAGATGCACTTGGGACTCGAGAATAACAGGCTGAATCAAGGGTGTCAAGCCATCAACTTCAAGCAAATTATTTGGACTTCTCGTCAGTTCTGACCAGTACTTGTGACATCAGGGTGTGTGTACCTCAGGGGCAAGTGGGACTTCCCCAATGTAAACAAACAGCCAACACCGAGCTGCTCCCTCCACATTGCTCCCACGGTATATGTACCAGTTCCTCGCATCTTTCATCACCGAACGAGACTCCCAACTCGGCTCTTGCCAAATAAAGGTCATCATAGATTGccttctgcttctttttcttttaatctTCCTCTTTTACTCGTACCGCCTGCGGACAGTGAATTGTCTGACGAGAGTTCGCCGTCTTGCCCAATCTATTGGATAGACCAATTGGCCGACTTGCCACCACAGGTCACTGTTCCCTGTCCGCCAACACGCAAAACACCGTCGAGAGTCGCCTGATACCTTGAGATCGCCAACTTGACAATCTCAGCCGCATCCTGGTTGCCAAAGGTAATCTCGTTGCCATCGCCATTGACCCGAACTTGGAGGTGGCAGCTAGCAGATGCAGCAAGCTGCACCTGACCGTCAGAGGCCTTGTAAGTACTATTTCGGCGTTAGCTGGACCGTTGTCAAGGTGGTGTCTGGGGACTGGAAGGACTTGCATGGACCATTCTTGGCTCTCGCCGGTGGCTTGGATGGCGTAGCAGTCCATCTCGGCGGGTGAGTTCCAGAGAGTCTCTCTCACATCGGCTGTGTAGCTCTGGCAGTTCTTGATGGCTTCGGCGACGGTGAAGAGACCGATGAAGGTGATGGCAAATTTGGCGAGCTGCATCGTAGCGGTTGGTGAGAGTTAGAATGCGAGGAACAAGCTGAACTGAGATTGACTGATGGTGAAAGCTGGATACTGACAGCCAGATGAGGGAGGTATAAGTACCACCAGCATCAAAAAGCAAGCGGCATCTCGAacccaccttctcctcctgttGATGGAGTTATGGCCACCGGCGGTTTGATGAGCCGCTATGTATCCGTAACGGTCGACAGACAAGGTTATAATTCTTCACCGGTTTGACGGCGGTAAGTAAATATGACGAAATTCCTCGGTCTCTTGATGTTTTCGACCGACACACAAAGAGGTGTTCTCCTCCACACACCGGCTGATAGTTGAGAACTGGCGGAAACCATAACATCAATGATGCTCGAGGTCTTCCGAAGTCAAGAGACTTCGGGCCTGAGAGAGAGCGCATTTTCTCGCGGCTCAACCTCAAGACGCAGGCAAACAGTTAGCTGGCCGCAGCTGCCATAGAGGAGTGGTCGACGGAGAacctggaggagcaggaacGGTTGTCCTGTCGCTCATTCCTACTCCAGCGGTTCATTTTGTCTTTGACAAGTTAATCTCACGCCGTTAATTGCTTCCAGAAACTTCCTCAGTATCTGTCCAAGAACCACCTGTCGAGTTCCAGATCGAAAGCGCAAAACACAATGGCACACCTTCCCCTCTTAAATCAGACATCCGCCTGATCTTCGAGACACCAACTCCTATCTCGATCGTTCTGATGAAGCTGAACTGCCGACGTGCCACCGTGTCCCCAGCCCAGGGCCCCGTTGTCTCTGGTCTTGACACCGATTCCGCCCCCGCACCTCGCTGCGAGCAATCTATTCGTTATCTCCCGGGGATGACAAAGAGTCTCCTGGCGCAATGCAATACGCATGTCTTGGTGCGGGAGGAGGCAAAAGGAAGACCGATGGCCGCCACCGTGGGAGACAACATATAGATATCAGAGACAGCATCACCCTCCTATCACCATCCCAGGCATTGGATCGCGCCGTTTCATAACACAGCATCAGATCCTGCTGCACCCACAGATGCCGCAATCCACCAGTACCTTCCCCCAATGCCAACCGTCGGCAACGGCACTGCAACGCGCATGGTTCTATCTGTATCACCACACGGGAAGACCGGACGGACGCGGTCCCATATCCAGAATCCTCCCGTAGTTTCCCTAAACCAGAAGGGGACACCTGAGACCAGATCACCTCAGATAGATACGAGTGATCATACTGGTCATACATGACACAAAGTCAGATGAGCATACGGGAGGGAGGCCATCGAGATTTTCCTCGCCCTGTTTCACCTGATTCCACCAGCTCtcgaagaacaagaagagcaaggcatAGTCCCCAAGATCTGGTGAATCAGGCCTCTCTGATGGAGTTCAGCCACGCGCCCTGTACCCCGAAACCACCACTTCCCAGTGACTCTCCTATGCAGCTGCCCTCTCAGCGTTCTGGTTTGGGTATGGTATCCTGGTCCAGAAAGAGCATCTTGTATGCGCGTGACACTTGGCACAACCAACCCGTCATTGCTCACTGTATCATTGTCACACCCTAGAGGAACATGCGGTCTCGGCAGAGTCAGACTCAAATCTGAGGAGTTCACTCCTCAACGGGAGATTCTAGTCGGTCTTGCCCGGGATGCTGTTGCTCAAGTGGCACCATGTAGGCAGCACAGGGCTTGAAAGCACGTCAAAAAACGGCCTCAAGCCATCCGCAGTTGTTACCGGCATTGTTGCTGTCGCGGGCGAGAGTGAGAAGCGAGACACTGCAAGTCAAGGCGGATATTCTCGATGTCTCTTGATCGCTGCAACAAGTACAAACCTGTCTCATATCTCCGCTCGCAAAAGCCTGGCCCCGGCGGCCCGGTCTGGTCAAGTGGTCAGACAAGTCATCAGCCAAGTGGTCCAGAGCGCACGTTAAGGATGAGGAAGCTCTTACTTAAGGTAACCAGGAGGATTATCGAGGTTTTTGGGAGGCCGATCCTCTCTTTCCCAGGTGGGTTTTCTCTGCAACCAAGCAGTTTTCGTCttgagctgctgcttcaGACTCCATCTTGACTGAGAGGGAGGGCAAGTACGACTGCCCCAGTGAACCGAACCAGGAGACCGGGTCCTGTCATCCGCTTGGCTCCATTACATTGAAGCAGACTTGAACTACCAGTCCAACCAACTTTGTACTCCTGGCTTTTCATTTCTGCGTTTGCGCAACGGCCTTACTGTTGCCGAggtcttttgttttttgggtATCTCGAAGTTTTGGGGAAAAACAAGACATTATACTGGCTCGCCTGGACCGTTTACGGGACGGTGAGGccacgacgacaacaccaacaacaaacaccaacaccgcATAGGCGGTCTTTTTTGGTCGAGTCAttgtcaccaacaccaacaaagtCGCCTTTCCATAGTCCAAGATCACGAAGGACACcaatgacaacaacagcaacaacaacaccgccgccaacaaTGACACTCTCTtaccccaacccatccctgTCCTCGATGGATGGCGAGGACCACCCCCGGGCATCACCCGCTTCGATATCCTCCTCGATGACAGTAACCAACACCGCCGAACAACTAGAAtttgaagaggagaagcTATCAGAGCCGCCTTCAAAGAGACCAGTCATGCGTCAGGTCCTCTTAACTCTCGTGTATGTttccccatcttcaaccccttGCCATTTCCACTTCCTCTAAACCCGCCTCAGAATCTGCCTAGGCCTAATGTTCTCCTGCCTCGACACCTCAATCGTCTCAACCTCTCTCTACAGAATAGCAGGCGATTTCCAAAACACGCGAGACATCTCCTGGATCATCCTCTCGTATCTCCTGACGTACATGTCCTTTGCCGTGGGGTTCTCCAAGCTATCCGACATTTACGGCCGCAAAGCAATTATGCTGGCGGCATGGCTGTTGTTTACTCTCGGGTCGATCTGGTGCGGCTGGGCGGGTTCAATGACGCAGTTGATTGCGGGGAGGGCGGTTcagggagtgggagggtcGGGGCTGTACTCGCTGGCGCAGGTTTGTCTTGTTGAGCAAGGACCGGCGAggccggaggtggtgggggggttggtggggatcACGTTGAGCGTGAGTTTTGTGCTTGGGCcggtgatgggaggggggataagtgatgggtggtggtggaggggggttttttGGGTCAATATACCGGTTGGGGTCTTGGCCATGGTGGGAATCTTGACTCTGTGGccgtgggagaggatggcgtttgggaggagggaggaggagtatcaACACCAGGGGGCCAAGATGGGGGGGTTCTGGCACAAGATCGCCAGGGTGGACTTTATTGGGAACACGCTGTTGGCGCTGGCGTCGATATTGCTGGTGTTTGCGCTGCAGGAAGCGGGGAGGTATGTCTGGCGGTGGGATAGCCCGGTCATAATATGGTCGTTGGCTATTTCGGTGGTGAGTTTTGTGTTGTTTGGAGTGTGGGAGTGGTATTTGTATCGAGGGGGAGAAAGCGGGAAGGTGAGGATTGAGGGGATATTTCCGGTTGGGTTGGTCAAGGGGAGGGTTTATGCTTGTGTTTTGGTGTAAGtttgtctttttctctccctGTCTGAACTTGGTACTGATGTGAACAGCAACACGTTACTATCCGGGTTTGTCTACATCGCCCTCGTGATTAACATCCCCGAGAGGCTTCAGGTTGCATATTTTGACTCTCCGCTCTGGGCGGGGGTTCATTTGTTGCCTATGCTTGGATGTTGCGCCTTTGGAAGTTttcttggggggttggtttccAAGAAAAGGGACCTCACCTCTCATACATTAATCATTGGCAGCTTAGTCCAAGTTCTTGGACTGGGACTAACAGTCGGGTTTGACTCCCGCGCTGGAAACAAACTTCCCCTAGGGCAATTATTGGGGTTTACGGCTGTGTATGGACTAGGAGTTGGCTTGTCTTTTGCTAGCGCCACCATCATCGCTGCTGTGGAGGCAAGAAACGAGGATTTGGCTGCTGCGCAGGGGGCCGTGGCGCAGGCGAGGGTGTTTGGAGGCGCGCTGGGGTTGGCGGTAGGGGGGATATTGATGAATCAACGCCTTAAGGGGGAGTTGAGCGGGGTgctgaaggggaaggggttggaggaggtgcatAAGAGTTTGTATGGGATTTTGAGGCTGGGGGTCGATGATAGGAacagggtggtggaggtttaTGTGGGCGGTTTTGGGAAGATGGTGtgggtgtttttgggggtggcggttgtatcagctgttgttgcttgTGGGACTTggagagggaagggaggagagaagacggtggtggaggttatGGAAGAGCATCAGGTTGgcaggggaggtggtgggaggaaagagagggagatggaatTGGAGAGTGCGAGCAGTGTCAAAAGTTTGATGGGGTGATTCTGGGGGGAGGTttcttgatgttgaagatgcTTTTTGGGAAATACcctgtcttttgtttgttgaggggggttgacTGGGTGAAGCGAGATGTTTTGTTTACGTTTAACAGGCGTTTTCATTTGGCGGTGTGGGGTTGTTAGTTGGTATAGGTGTTTGAACCTTTTATGTATATCACCACGTTTTTGGAGGTGTtatatctttctttttctgttggGGGGCCATCTTTCTATTCTCCGGAGGTAGGTTAACTCTAGGTTTGGTTTTTTTGGACGTTTTATTCTTCTGACAGAGTTTTGTTGAAGTTGGGGGAGAGAGCTTTTGTTTATCAACGGGTATGTTAGTGGATATGATATTAAGTTGTGTCATTGTCATGTCAGATTACCTTGCGAGTCAGGGCTCTaaatgctgctgctgttcttgttgttgttgttgctgttgcctgGGGTGATGCCCCTTTTTTGTATTTTCAAGATCTGCGGTTACGTGAGTTTTCTTGACTGTCTTTAGATAGCCGTAGGCGGGGGTACTAGATCAGGGTGACTGAGAGAGCAACAAAATCCAGAGAATGATGAGGGTGAACGGCTGTGGGAAGTTTTGCAACAATGAAAAAGAGGAGGCGTTGAGACATGTGGGAGCATGCTGTGCAACGTTGTCAGCCGGGCACTCTACTCACGTTTCTCCATcaagtgtgtgtgtgtgtgagagagagacgcTTGTTGTTCGACCATGACTGGTGGTGTCTCATAACGAGATGAAGTGAAGGTGAATCTGATGGGTGGGATCTGCGTGGTGGAAAGCTGCCTGggtgtatgtgtgtgtgtgtgtgtgtgtgtgtgtgtgtgtgtgtgtgtgtgtgtgtgtgtgtgtgtgtgtgtgtgtgtgtgtgtattgTGCTGTGCGACGCCGCATCTCTTGGTGTTTACCACTTGTTGAGTAGGTAGCTGACTCGTGGACCAGAGAATCaaaaaaggggagggtgacAGAGAGGTGGGTACCCCCCCGAAATCACCTCGACTACCTTTCCCAATATACCTACAGTTCAGAACCTGGTTGGGTATCCAAAAGTGCACAATTTAGCCCCGTGTCGTGTGTCAACTACATATGTGATTGAGAGTAGCTGTGTTCATATGTTGTACCTGACAGAGTGAGTGAGCGGTGCTCAGTGTATCAGCCGTTACAACCCCTCGGATTGGACAGAGCCATGTAAGTAGTTCTTGTTCTTGCGTTGTTTTTGGCTATTTACAAACATTTTGTAGGCCCTGACTCGCTAAGGTATTTCCGCTGTCTTTTTCCTGCTACCAAGTCCCCCAAAACTTGCAACGCCAAGGTAGTGATATGTCGTTCAGCACATGATGGGTATTTGTATTGCTAACCATTGCCTCATATCTCACCTCGACGTCGATTCCTTTCCTCCAGCCGCTAGGGGAACAGGAGAAAGTTCGGTTCATCACTATAATTAAGGTGATGGCCGTCCTGGATAACTTCCCAGATCACCCTGGTCTCTTCACCCGCGGATTTGTAGACCATGGGGATACACTCTATTGAAAATTGTGATTAGGTGCTGTAAAGTGCGGGAGGTGgacaagagagaggggaCAGACTGACCAAGTTCGTGAATAATGCCGCGGTGAACATGGCGATAGATCTTGGGCTTCAAACTATGCTGATACCCAGGATCGAAGGAGAGAACAACTGACGGGGAGTATACCAGTGGCGGACGATAGGGTTGCACTGGGGGCGCTTGTCCTGCAGACGCTGCTGGGCAatttgatggagggtgaTATTGAGGTACCACTAGAGCTTGTTGGCCCGTAGCTACCGTCGTCTGTGCTGTGTATCCTTCTGGCATCCGTTGTCGATTTGTGTGTCCGTATTGCGATACATGAACAGGCTGCCATGGAGGTGGGGGTTCCCGGGGGGACTGTTGCGGCGGTTTTGGTGCCCGAGGTGCCAAAGGAATGGGTTGCTCCAAGCGTCCCATTGTTGCGGCACTATCTGGGTAATCGTGTCCCTCTGGTGACTTTGGGGGAGTATCTCTCATATCAACATCTTGGCTTTGTGTCGTGCGTCCCGTCGCATCAGGCATAGGTTCGTTATActgctgttgtggtggcGCGGCCAATGGTGGCTTTTGGTATCAAAATGGTTTCCAGTTAGTGACTACGCCGGTCAAACAATGTCGAGTCAACACACCTCGGTGGGCTCTAAAGGCTTTGCTGGATAGACATCGTTGGGGTCCATCTTGCCGTCGAGCATTTTGGTGTAAACAGATAGTATAGATGTGTGGTCAAGCGAGAGTCAATCCGTCTTCGTTTGGTTGCTCGCAACGGCGTGCAAACGGACGAACCAGGCAGGACAGATTGCGATTAGGGCTGGCAATTCGCATCTCTTTGTGGTTTCTGGGGAAGAAAGCTTAACTTGTCGACGCCCGTCTCCAATGCAGGAGCGGTCTTCCAGGTTGTGCAGTCCTGCCAGAAAGACGGCGTTGCCTGGCACGTCGTGATGGCTGATGAAAGAGAGTCGGTGGTTTGTGGCGTCCAAGGGGATTTAAAGAAGTCACTGGACGGACCTCTCAGGTTGTTGTTTGACGCTTGAAGATAGCATTGAGACTTGCAATACAGTTTAATCGGTTGAGAGTCCTAAGTTGTCTGGCCGCCCAATAGAAGCACTCGTCTGTTACATCTTGCTCAACGGTCTGTTCCATCCCTTGACAGCCGTCAAAGTTGGAAGATGAAGTCGCTAGCTCATCACCTAGAGGAGCGCCATCCCACGCCATGCCCGTCACAGACCAATTCCGATCCCTAAATGCGTGACGAGGTTAATACCAGATCTTACAGGTCACATCTATAACGGGCGATCAAGCAAGTTCTCCAAAATAAACTTCTAGAGAGTTACATTTAGAAAAAAGGCCGTATCTACCACCTTAACACCTACCCAGGCCACAACTAGGCACTCACAGATAAGTCACCTGCTAAAGCTAAGTAAGCTCACTACCCACCAAGGCCGATATATTACTTACAaataactttatttattGACATTACTGCGGTATACCACATTACGTATAGTACCATTTCTACTATGTTTTTTATAATtgtaaataatatttatatataattttatatataaaaatattttacaattaaaaaaaattaaactatataataaaaatagaCGAGTAATTATGCTTATGAGATATTAgtagtatatatatatatgatATATAGTTAAATTTAAGAAAATGCAGTTGAAAAGCTATTATCTCTACTTATACAATGGCGGGTAGGTAGTAAATGTACTGTAAAATTGGAAATCAACTCTCTGGATTTTTATTTTGGAAAACTTGCCTTATT
It contains:
- a CDS encoding uncharacterized protein (COG:U; EggNog:ENOG503P07Z) — encoded protein: MTTTATTTPPPTMTLSYPNPSLSSMDGEDHPRASPASISSSMTVTNTAEQLEFEEEKLSEPPSKRPVMRQVLLTLVICLGLMFSCLDTSIVSTSLYRIAGDFQNTRDISWIILSYLLTYMSFAVGFSKLSDIYGRKAIMLAAWLLFTLGSIWCGWAGSMTQLIAGRAVQGVGGSGLYSLAQVCLVEQGPARPEVVGGLVGITLSVSFVLGPVMGGGISDGWWWRGVFWVNIPVGVLAMVGILTLWPWERMAFGRREEEYQHQGAKMGGFWHKIARVDFIGNTLLALASILLVFALQEAGRYVWRWDSPVIIWSLAISVVSFVLFGVWEWYLYRGGESGKVRIEGIFPVGLVKGRVYACVLVNTLLSGFVYIALVINIPERLQVAYFDSPLWAGVHLLPMLGCCAFGSFLGGLVSKKRDLTSHTLIIGSLVQVLGLGLTVGFDSRAGNKLPLGQLLGFTAVYGLGVGLSFASATIIAAVEARNEDLAAAQGAVAQARVFGGALGLAVGGILMNQRLKGELSGVLKGKGLEEVHKSLYGILRLGVDDRNRVVEVYVGGFGKMVWVFLGVAVVSAVVACGTWRGKGGEKTVVEVMEEHQVGRGGGGRKEREMELESASSVKSLMG